Proteins from a single region of Syngnathus typhle isolate RoL2023-S1 ecotype Sweden linkage group LG10, RoL_Styp_1.0, whole genome shotgun sequence:
- the LOC133161569 gene encoding carcinoembryonic antigen-related cell adhesion molecule 1-like isoform X1 — MERGQVAVLLLLLLSIQGLSAVRVLPSSNPAAAGDTLTLSLWPAADLKGGSWAIGDSLILTWLGDQQAVFPNHSGRVAVNVRTAALTLSSLTLEDSGVYAVHSSDPPLRANASITVLGETLYRGSSYRTTNASIQKPVLNVTLGTKQSRPLESSPVALTCSVSSGSSPSFLWFNGSSEVTAHHRVAFSDGNSTLTILNVSRYDGGPFRCFAFNPVSNGTSKPFVFTVIYGPDNVTLTVNDQHAAAASFVSGSNLTVRCSAQSGPPALLHWAFEGHFLNTTGPSLELVHVNQEQSGPYSCLAFNNETNRSNNITEYILITKSQATLLKLHVWLFPVMPWFGCLLSNV, encoded by the exons ATGGAGAGAGGACAGGttgctgtgctgctgctgctgctgctttcaaTACAAG GACTTTCGGCCGTGCGGGTCCTCCCGTCCTCCAACCCGGCGGCGGCTGGGGACACCCTGACGCTCTCGCTCTGGCCAGCTGCCGACCTAAAGGGTGGCAGCTGGGCGATAGGCGACTCTCTCATCCTGACCTGGCTCGGGGACCAGCAGGCGGTTTTCCCTAACCACAGCGGCAGGGTGGCGGTGAATGTCCGCACAGCCGCCCTCACCCTCAGCTCACTCACCTTGGAGGACTCGGGAGTGTACGCCGTGCACAGCAGCGATCCCCCGCTAAGGGCCAACGCCTCCATTACGGTGCTGGGTGAGACGCTGTATCGTGGATCATCTTACAGAACAACAAATGCGAGCATTCAGA AGCCAGTTTTGAACGTGACGCTGGGGACCAAGCAAAGCCGCCCGCTGGAATCGTCCCCAGTGGCGCTGACATGCTCCGTCTCCTCGGGATCCTCGCCATCTTTCCTGTGGTTCAACGGAAGCTCGGAGGTGACGGCCCACCACAGGGTGGCGTTCTCCGACGGGAATTCCACTCTGACCATCCTCAACGTGAGTCGCTATGATGGAGGCCCCTTTAGGTGCTTTGCGTTTAACCCCGTCAGCAATGGCACCAGCAAGCCCTTCGTCTTCACCGTCATCT ACGGCCCGGACAACGTGACTTTGACGGTCAACGATCAGCACGCTGCCGCCGCTTCCTTTGTGAGCGGAAGCAACCTGACCGTACGCTGCTCGGCCCAGTCCGGTCCGCCGGCTCTACTTCACTGGGCTTTCGAGGGCCACTTTCTAAACACCACGGGCCCGTCGTTGGAACTTGTCCACGTCAACCAGGAGCAGAGCGGACCTTATTCTTGTCTGGCCTTCAACAATGAGACCAACAGGAGCAACAACATCACTGAATACATCCTCATAACTA AGTCCCAGGCGACATTGTTGAAACTGCACGTGTGGCTCTTTCCCGTGATGCCGTGGTTCGGATGCCTCCTGTCCAACGTGTGA
- the LOC133161569 gene encoding carcinoembryonic antigen-related cell adhesion molecule 1-like isoform X2, with product MERGQVAVLLLLLLSIQGLSAVRVLPSSNPAAAGDTLTLSLWPAADLKGGSWAIGDSLILTWLGDQQAVFPNHSGRVAVNVRTAALTLSSLTLEDSGVYAVHSSDPPLRANASITVLEPVLNVTLGTKQSRPLESSPVALTCSVSSGSSPSFLWFNGSSEVTAHHRVAFSDGNSTLTILNVSRYDGGPFRCFAFNPVSNGTSKPFVFTVIYGPDNVTLTVNDQHAAAASFVSGSNLTVRCSAQSGPPALLHWAFEGHFLNTTGPSLELVHVNQEQSGPYSCLAFNNETNRSNNITEYILITKSQATLLKLHVWLFPVMPWFGCLLSNV from the exons ATGGAGAGAGGACAGGttgctgtgctgctgctgctgctgctttcaaTACAAG GACTTTCGGCCGTGCGGGTCCTCCCGTCCTCCAACCCGGCGGCGGCTGGGGACACCCTGACGCTCTCGCTCTGGCCAGCTGCCGACCTAAAGGGTGGCAGCTGGGCGATAGGCGACTCTCTCATCCTGACCTGGCTCGGGGACCAGCAGGCGGTTTTCCCTAACCACAGCGGCAGGGTGGCGGTGAATGTCCGCACAGCCGCCCTCACCCTCAGCTCACTCACCTTGGAGGACTCGGGAGTGTACGCCGTGCACAGCAGCGATCCCCCGCTAAGGGCCAACGCCTCCATTACGGTGCTGG AGCCAGTTTTGAACGTGACGCTGGGGACCAAGCAAAGCCGCCCGCTGGAATCGTCCCCAGTGGCGCTGACATGCTCCGTCTCCTCGGGATCCTCGCCATCTTTCCTGTGGTTCAACGGAAGCTCGGAGGTGACGGCCCACCACAGGGTGGCGTTCTCCGACGGGAATTCCACTCTGACCATCCTCAACGTGAGTCGCTATGATGGAGGCCCCTTTAGGTGCTTTGCGTTTAACCCCGTCAGCAATGGCACCAGCAAGCCCTTCGTCTTCACCGTCATCT ACGGCCCGGACAACGTGACTTTGACGGTCAACGATCAGCACGCTGCCGCCGCTTCCTTTGTGAGCGGAAGCAACCTGACCGTACGCTGCTCGGCCCAGTCCGGTCCGCCGGCTCTACTTCACTGGGCTTTCGAGGGCCACTTTCTAAACACCACGGGCCCGTCGTTGGAACTTGTCCACGTCAACCAGGAGCAGAGCGGACCTTATTCTTGTCTGGCCTTCAACAATGAGACCAACAGGAGCAACAACATCACTGAATACATCCTCATAACTA AGTCCCAGGCGACATTGTTGAAACTGCACGTGTGGCTCTTTCCCGTGATGCCGTGGTTCGGATGCCTCCTGTCCAACGTGTGA
- the LOC133161567 gene encoding carcinoembryonic antigen-related cell adhesion molecule 20-like — MRHSLLYKLQKDEMGNLAVFCIFWAAFTGLTAGSGVLPDGPLTAAVGGSVTFNTTVAATPIPFPTVIWTFIEGSNEIPVITATSQNKTGHGYQGRITLFIQTGSLELSKLALNDSGKYSLVIVTASGDQITGSTTLQTLEPVSNVMLTVNSTDLLEFNSTLRLSCSSLGSSVSFHWLNDSAEISADDRVQLTDEGAALTIAPVTRYDQRSFRCRVSNAVSEDDSNSVHLSVSYGPDDTHLVMSPRKEYVAEGSNVDLSCSANSRPVATFTWFVNGKLLVRGSNFSLVNVQQHHSGNYSCQSFNTKTLRHKESQQWPIHVLKKISGASVTLSTSRPVEGTELNMTCDAAGSVFFREWSKGGSTLIPDERVTLHDKNRTVSFRTAVRSDSASYSCQIINPIDEEEVALGVLVNYGPDPVQITGPSQIIVKETLTLSCAAVSVPAATYMWTALNSTAVLHNSSTFVKYNINFSDSGSYVCSATNGITGKSMSASHRLDVTDGTDTACSAGCIAGIVLACLVICAAVAGGAYAFYIQRNKTKNRPDRDISNRTGGIGQDNTEEPRNQELNYADVTSLHAKGGGKGQLELQAGQTEYAEVRVNNAPPSYDTHVRWMKRRAPQPLEAHPQVHSNESCHESGEHSTV; from the exons ATGCGACATTCTCTGCTATACAAGTTACAAAAAGATGAAATGGGTAACCTAGCAGTGTTTTGCATCTTCTGGGCGGCTTTCACAG GTTTGACCGCAGGATCCGGCGTGTTGCCCGACGGGCCTCTGACCGCAGCCGTGGGAGGCTCTGTGACGTTTAACACCACAGTGGCGGCCACGCCGATACCGTTCCCGACGGTGATCTGGACGTTTATCGAGGGCAGCAATGAAATACCCGTGATAACGGCCACGTCTCAAAACAAAACTGGCCACGGATACCAAGGCAGGATCACTCTCTTCATACAGACTGGGTCCCTGGAGCTCAGCAAGCTGGCTCTCAATGACAGCGGAAAATACAGTCTTGTCATCGTAACAGCGAGCGGCGACCAAATCACGGGATCCACCACACTGCAGACGCTTG AGCCAGTGTCCAATGTCatgttgacggtcaacagcACAGACTTGCTGGAGTTCAACAGCACTCTTCGTCTGTCCTGCTCTTCGTTGGGATCGTCCGTCTCCTTCCATTGGCTGAACGACAGCGCCGAGATCTCGGCCGACGACAGAGTTCAGCTTACCGACGAAGGCGCCGCACTCACCATCGCTCCCGTGACCCGCTACGACCAGAGGTCGTTCCGATGTCGCGTGTCCAACGCCGTCAGTGAAGATGACAGCAATTCGGTGCATCTTTCCGTCAGCT ACGGCCCGGATGATACACATCTCGTTATGTCGCCACGGAAAGAATACGTCGCAGAAGGGTCGAATGTCGATCTTTCCTGCTCGGCCAACTCCAGGCCAGTCGCCACCTTTACCTGGTTTGTGAACGGGAAGCTGTTGGTCAGGGGATCAAATTTCTCACTGGTGAACGTCCAGCAGCATCACAGTGGAAATTACAGCTGCCAGTCCTTTAACACCAAGACTCTGAGACACAAAGAATCTCAGCAATGGCCGATTCATGTGCTAA AGAAAATTTCCGGTGCCTCTGTCACACTGTCAACGAGTCGCCCAGTTGAGGGAACTGAGCTGAATATGACCTGCGACGCCGCTGGGTCAGTCTTCTTCAGAGAGTGGAGCAAGGGTGGCTCGACGCTGATCCCAGATGAGCGTGTGACGCTCCACGACAAGAACAGGACAGTGTCCTTCCGTACCGCCGTCAGATCGGATAGCGCTTCATATTCCTGTCAGATTATAAACCCCATCGACGAGGAGGAAGTGGCGTTGGGCGTGCTTGTGAACT ATGGGCCTGACCCTGTCCAAATCACGGGACCGAGCCAAATCATCGTGAAAGAGACTTTAACCTTAAGCTGCGCCGCGGTGTCCGTCCCAGCCGCCACCTACATGTGGACAGCACTGAACAGCACAGCAGTGCTACATAATTCTTCAACCTTTGTCAAATACAACATCAACTTTTCCGACAGTGGAAGCTACGTTTGTAGCGCCACCAACGGTATTACTGGCAAAAGCATGTCGGCTAGCCACAGGTTGGATGTGACAG ATGGAACAGATACGGCGTGTTCGGCTGGTTGCATCGCCGGCATTGTGCTGGCGTGTTTAGTCATCTGCGCAGCAGTCGCTGGGGGCGCCTACGCCTTCTACATTCAACG GAACAAGACAAAGAATCGCCCCGACAGAGACATCTCGAACAGGACAG GAGGAATAGGCCAAGACAACACAGAAGAACCCCGAAATCAG GAGTTAAACTATGCCGACGTGACTAGCCTGCACGCAAAGGGTGGCGGCAAAGGTCAGTTGGAGCTCCAGGCAGGTCAGACCGAATACGCTGAGGTCCGAGTGAACAACGCGCCTCCTTCCTACGACACCCACGTACGGTGGATGAAGAGGCGAGCCCCTCAGCCACTAGAAGCCCACCCTCAGGTTCACAGCAACGAGTCATGTCATGAAAGTGGGGAGCACTCAACAGTGTGA